A genomic region of Halomonas aestuarii contains the following coding sequences:
- a CDS encoding LTA synthase family protein → MSDDGMTASRWEHWREINRQLWRLGLAGVATLTLMRGLLLWMNAPTPLTAPASDLLQAFWIGLRFDAKVMAILMGPWLLVATLLLALPRVAIAAWRRLWLPWALLCMVLVNLLSLVNHFFFSFYQGPINSLVFGLFEDDTQAVLDTVWSDYPLLGLLVALVGMTGAQLAWMRLGGRREGRRAPRHLGWPRASLLVVATLVALIGLGRGSLGTFPLREMNMAVSANAFVNDLVPSGPEAFYLAWKERKLANIGDDPEAGLAHYGFSSPLEAARALGWTEVDSAEEVLARLTQTTPRRAVLEAAPPHVVVSLMESWGRRPLDFDDPEHNDLLGRLRPWLEDKADYFPHTLSSQNGTHPSLEGLLLDTPISPLTQSRYGYRTFSTSVALPYRRAGYRTVFLTAGSVQWRNLDDSLRRQGFDRVLGASAIRERFPEATGGTWGLDDEWMFRTGAELLEEADARGEKVMLVMLSITNHPPYHIPDDYRPAPLDVSRLGEALAVSPELGTSILETYQYANDAMGGFLDRLESEGLLGHTLFAATGDHNTRSIIQYPDAHDLFDQFGVPLLVWLPPRYREGAVAQVEDWTSHRDIFPTLWAHSLSGAEVPWVGRDLYAPVEAPMALTFNSQDGGAGLMVSDAGSATHLAQPTLYAWQAGGALEATEAPSDALREQARRARARLALEDWRIRREALADG, encoded by the coding sequence ATGAGTGACGATGGAATGACGGCCTCGCGCTGGGAGCACTGGCGCGAGATCAATCGGCAGCTGTGGCGCCTGGGGCTCGCCGGTGTGGCGACGCTGACCCTGATGCGTGGCCTGCTGCTGTGGATGAACGCCCCGACGCCGCTGACGGCACCCGCCTCCGACCTGCTGCAGGCGTTCTGGATCGGGCTGCGCTTCGACGCCAAGGTCATGGCGATCCTGATGGGCCCCTGGCTGCTGGTGGCAACGCTGCTGCTGGCGCTGCCGAGGGTCGCCATCGCCGCCTGGCGTCGGCTGTGGCTGCCCTGGGCGCTGCTGTGCATGGTGCTGGTCAACCTGCTGTCGCTGGTCAACCACTTCTTCTTCAGCTTCTATCAGGGGCCGATCAACTCGCTGGTCTTCGGTCTGTTCGAGGACGATACCCAGGCCGTGCTCGATACGGTCTGGAGCGACTACCCGTTGCTGGGGCTGCTGGTGGCGCTGGTCGGCATGACCGGCGCCCAGCTGGCATGGATGCGTCTCGGGGGGCGTCGAGAGGGACGTCGTGCGCCGCGCCATCTGGGCTGGCCGCGGGCGAGCCTGCTGGTGGTGGCGACCCTGGTGGCGCTCATCGGCCTGGGGCGCGGCAGCCTGGGCACGTTCCCGCTGCGCGAGATGAACATGGCCGTCTCGGCCAATGCCTTCGTCAACGACCTGGTGCCCAGCGGGCCAGAGGCGTTCTATCTGGCCTGGAAGGAGCGCAAGCTTGCCAATATCGGTGACGACCCCGAGGCGGGGCTTGCGCACTACGGCTTTTCATCGCCGCTGGAGGCGGCCCGGGCGCTGGGCTGGACGGAGGTCGACAGCGCCGAGGAGGTGCTGGCGCGCCTGACTCAGACCACGCCTCGGCGGGCGGTGCTGGAAGCGGCGCCGCCCCATGTGGTGGTCAGCCTGATGGAGAGCTGGGGGCGTCGACCGCTGGATTTCGACGACCCCGAGCACAACGACTTGCTGGGCCGGCTGCGGCCCTGGCTCGAGGACAAGGCCGACTATTTCCCCCATACCCTGTCGTCCCAGAACGGCACCCATCCGAGCCTCGAGGGGTTGCTGCTGGATACGCCGATCAGCCCGCTGACCCAGAGCCGCTATGGCTATCGCACCTTCTCGACCTCGGTAGCGCTGCCCTACCGGCGAGCCGGCTATCGCACGGTGTTCCTCACCGCCGGTTCGGTACAGTGGCGCAACCTCGACGACTCCCTGCGGCGTCAGGGCTTCGATCGGGTGCTGGGGGCCAGCGCGATTCGCGAGCGCTTCCCCGAGGCCACCGGGGGCACCTGGGGGCTGGACGACGAGTGGATGTTCCGCACCGGCGCCGAGCTGCTTGAAGAGGCGGATGCCCGGGGCGAGAAGGTGATGCTGGTGATGCTCTCGATCACCAATCATCCGCCCTACCACATACCCGACGACTACCGCCCGGCGCCGCTGGACGTGTCGCGACTGGGCGAGGCGCTGGCGGTCTCGCCCGAGCTCGGTACCTCGATTCTCGAGACCTACCAGTACGCCAACGACGCCATGGGCGGCTTCCTGGATCGGCTCGAGTCCGAGGGACTGCTCGGGCATACGCTCTTTGCCGCGACCGGGGATCACAACACCCGCTCGATCATCCAGTACCCGGATGCCCATGACCTGTTCGATCAGTTCGGGGTGCCGCTCCTTGTGTGGCTGCCGCCGCGCTATCGCGAGGGGGCCGTGGCGCAGGTCGAGGATTGGACCAGTCACCGCGACATCTTTCCCACCCTGTGGGCGCATTCGCTCTCCGGTGCCGAGGTGCCCTGGGTCGGGCGCGATCTCTATGCACCGGTCGAGGCGCCGATGGCGCTGACCTTCAATAGCCAGGACGGCGGCGCGGGACTGATGGTCAGCGACGCGGGGTCCGCGACCCACCTGGCGCAGCCGACCTTATATGCCTGGCAGGCAGGGGGCGCGCTTGAGGCCACCGAGGCGCCTTCCGACGCCCTGCGCGAGCAGGCGCGTCGGGCCAGGGCGCGGCTGGCGCTGGAGGACTGGCGCATCCGCCGAGAGGCGCTGGCCGACGGCTGA